A single Harpia harpyja isolate bHarHar1 chromosome 6, bHarHar1 primary haplotype, whole genome shotgun sequence DNA region contains:
- the ASCL1 gene encoding achaete-scute homolog 1, translating into MASGSPARMAGGAGQPPFLQPACFFAAAVAAAAAAPPGPPPGPPPPPPQQLSPAGGQPSPGGKASGPRAAKRQRSASPELMRCKRRLNFSGFGYSLPQQQPAAVARRNERERNRVKLVNLGFATLREHVPNGAANKKMSKVETLRSAVEYIRALQQLLDEHDAVSAAFQAGVLSPTISPSYSHDMNSMAGSPVSSYSSDEGSYDPLSPEEQELLDFTSWF; encoded by the coding sequence ATGGCCAGCGGTAGCCCCGCCAGGATGGCCGGCGGCGCCGGGCAGCCGCCCTTCCTGCAGCCGGCGTGCTTCTTCGCCGCGGcggtggccgccgccgccgccgccccaccggggccgcccccggggccgccgccgccgccgccgcagcagctgagcccggcgggcgggcagccctCCCCGGGCGGCAAAGCCTCGGGGCCGCGGGCCGCCAAGCGGCAGCGCTCGGCCTCGCCGGAGCTGATGCGCTGCAAGAGGCGGCTCAACTTCAGCGGCTTCGGGTACAGCCTGCCGCAGCAGCAGCCGGCGGCCGTGGCGCGGCGCAACGAGCGGGAGCGCAACCGGGTGAAGCTGGTCAACCTGGGCTTCGCCACCCTGCGGGAGCACGTCCCCAACGGGGCCGCCAACAAGAAGATGAGCAAAGTGGAGACCCTCCGCTCCGCCGTCGAGTACATCCGcgccctgcagcagctcctcgACGAGCACGACGCCGTCAGCGCCGCCTTCCAGGCCGGCGTCCTCTCGCCCACCATCTCGCCCAGCTACTCCCACGACATGAACTCCATGGCGGGCTCCCCCGTCTCCTCCTACTCCTCCGACGAGGGCTCCTACGACCCGCTCAGCCccgaggagcaggagctgctcgACTTCACCAGCTGGTTCTGA